In Lacerta agilis isolate rLacAgi1 chromosome 8, rLacAgi1.pri, whole genome shotgun sequence, one genomic interval encodes:
- the DMWD gene encoding dystrophia myotonica WD repeat-containing protein codes for MAAALAPPAPAAAAAPVPDGGPSPPQPPHEIKSQFRTREGSYRLLGAPEPRARPAPPAAPTSAAAPPPPPPPPSGVPVGAPAPPAPSLPPVRLSLVRLSPASGGAGGGGGGDPCGEGDPVGLAAERSRVCFNLGRELYFYSGSGGAPGRGRRSIDLKKPIDKRIYKGTQPTCHDFNQFTAASESISLLVGFSAGQVQYLDLIKKDTSKLFNEERLIDKTKVTFVKWIPETESLFLASHASGHLYLYNVEHPCGSASPQYTLLKQGEGFTVYACKSKSARNPLLKWAVGEGALNEFAFSPDGRYLACVSQDGCLRVFHFDSMLLQGMMKSYFGGLLCVCWSPDGRYIVTGGEDDLVTVWSFAEGRVIARGHGHKSWVNAVAFDPFTTSTEDDGSGEFSGSDEDIQDSANFCRVRTSSTLSHLSKHSTKSTPTVTYRFGSAGQDTQFCLWDLTEDVLYPHHPLSRARTLTNTFSAGIPPSGSGGSNLAAEAGGGALPRSLSRSNSLPHPAVTSAAKSHVADGTVPFSIGKFATLTLQERKDKNAEKEHKRYHSLGNISKSNDKLNVVPRSKLDTAKVLGTALCPRINEVPLLEPLVCKKIAHERLTVLLFLEDCIITACQEGLICTWARPGKAVSGAAPYTGRRALLRFKAWTLNAQNGGSPSGTVV; via the exons ATGGCGGCGGCGCTGGCTCCCCCGGCCCCAGCCGCGGCGGCGGCGCCGGTCCCCGACGGAGGCCCGTCCCCGCCGCAGCCGCCGCACGAGATCAAGAGCCAGTTCCGCACCCGAGAGGGCTCCTACCGGCTGCTGGGGGCCCCGGAGCCCCGCGCCAGGCCCGCCCCGCCCGCCGCCCCCACCTCGGCCgccgccccgccgccgcctcccccgccgCCCTCCGGGGTGCCCGTCGGAGCCCCCGCGCCGCCCGCCCCCTCGCTGCCCCCCGTGCGCCTGTCGCTGGTGCGGCTCAGCCCGGCCTCGGGGGgcgcagggggaggaggaggcggcgacCCGTGCGGGGAGGGGGACCCGGTGGGCCTGGCCGCCGAGCGCAGCCGCGTCTGCTTCAACCTGGGCCGAGAGCTGTACTTCTACTCGGGCTCCGGGGGCGCACCGGGGCGGGGACGCAGG TCTATCGACCTGAAGAAGCCCATTGACAAGCGGATCTATAAGGGGACGCAGCCCACTTGCCACGACTTCAACCAGTTCACAGCTGCTTCCGAAAGCATCTCGCTGCTGGTTGGCTTCTCGGCTGGGCAAGTGCAGTACTTGGATCTCATCAAGAAGGATACTAGTAAGCTCTTCAATGAGGAG AGGCTGATTGACAAGACAAAGGTCACCTTTGTGAAGTGGATCCCCGAGACGGAGAGCCTCTTCCTGGCCTCCCACGCCAGCGGCCACCTGTACCTGTACAACGTGGAGCACCCCTGCGGCTCAGCCTCGCCCCAGTACACCCTCCTCAAGCAGGGCGAGGGCTTCACGGTCTACGCCTGCAAGAGCAAGAGCGCCCGCAACCCGCTGCTGAAGTGGGCAGTGGGCGAAGGAGCGCTGAACGAGTTTGCCTTCTCGCCCGACGGCCGCTACCTGGCCTGCGTCAGCCAAGACGGCTGCCTCCGCGTCTTCCACTTCGATTCCATGCTCCTGCAGGGGATGATGAAGAGCTATTTTGGGGGGCTGCTGTGCGTCTGCTGGAGCCCCGACGGGCGCTACATCGTGACGGGCGGCGAGGACGACCTGGTGACGGTCTGGTCTTTTGCCGAGGGCCGGGTCATCGCCAGGGGCCACGGCCACAAGTCGTGGGTCAACGCGGTGGCCTTTGACCCCTTCACCACCAGCACGGAGGACGACGGGAGCGGAGAGTTCAGCGGCAGCGACGAGGACATCCAGGACTCTGCCAATTTCTGCAGGGTGCGGACCAGCAGCACGTTGTCGCACCTCTCTAAGCACAGCACCAAAAGCACCCCCACGGTGACTTACCGGTTTGGGTCTGCCGGCCAGGACACCCAGTTCTGCCTTTGGGACCTGACGGAGGACGTCCTGTacccccaccacccgctctccCGGGCCCGAACGCTCACCAACACCTTCAGCGCCGGCATCCCCCCCTCGGGGAGCGGCGGGAGCAACCTGGCCGCCGAGGCAGGTGGGGGGGCCCTGCCCCGCTCGCTGTCCCGCTCCAACAGCCTGCCGCACCCGGCCGTCACCAGCGCCGCCAAGAGCCACGTGGCCGACGGCACGGTGCCCTTCAGCATCGGGAAATTCGCCACGCTCACCCTGCAGGAGCGGAAGGACAAGAACGCCGAGAAGGAGCACAAGCGCTACCACAGCCTGGGCAACATCAGCAAGAGCAACGACAAGCTCAACGTGGTGCCCCGGAGCAAGCTGGACACGGCCAAGGTCCTGGGCACGGCCCTGTGCCCCCGCATCAACGAAGTGCCCCTCCTGGAGCCCCTTGTCTGCAAGAAGATTGCCCACGAGCGGCTGACGGTGCTGCTCTTCCTGGAGGACTGCATCATCACCGCCTGCCAGGAGGGCCTCATCTGCACGTGGGCCAGGCCAGGGAAGGCGGTGAGTGGAGCAGCCCCTTACACTGGCAGGAGGGCTCTGCTGCGCTTCAAAGCTTGG